The Balearica regulorum gibbericeps isolate bBalReg1 chromosome 12, bBalReg1.pri, whole genome shotgun sequence genome includes a region encoding these proteins:
- the ISLR gene encoding immunoglobulin superfamily containing leucine-rich repeat protein — protein MRPLLCCLGLAALLGPCLACPTACSCSTKKNGRLLAECAYKDLQEVPEGLSSNVTILTLSANRIGWLGKGSFAEVPEVQSLWLGYNQIGVVESGAFALLVHLKNLDLSHNKIADFPWQDLRNLSGLQILKMNNNRLAGLPRDAFRSLKDLRSLWLNDNELTTLAEGTFDNLPSLSQLQIFNNPFNCSCKVFWLKKWTENTSVSITKGGSTLCVAPSRLKGRAVTDIPDHHCVAPSVQLTYLSNLDNTVMYDGLTLTLHCSVAGSPPPEIRWKIQTSSRRVEINGPNVARDGNVKQSQERFLVFKNGTMAIPNFSKEDEGIYTCLAVNDVGTRDVSVNVALAGSENPAEDLLRDDPQASHLGGQSCYKGDEMDPSGAGEKLVIIYHMPRESKSRAGGAGPQVHLGTLLLVLAIALCC, from the coding sequence atgaggcccctcctctgctgcctggggctggccGCTCTCCTGGGACCCTGCCTGGCCTGTCCCAccgcctgctcctgctccaCCAAGAAGAACGGGCGGCTGTTGGCCGAGTGCGCCTACAAAGATCTCCAGGAGGTACCCGAGGGGTTGTCCTCCAACGTGACCATCCTCACCTTGTCGGCCAACAGGATTGGCTGGTTGGGGAAGGGCTCCTTCGCCGAGGTTCCCGAAGTGCAGTCTCTGTGGCTAGGTTACAACCAGATTGGGGTGGTGGAATCGGGGGCTTTTGCCTTGTTGGTGCACCTGAAGAACCTGGACCTGAGCCACAACAAGATTGCGGATTTCCCCTGGCAGGACCTCCGTAACCTCAGCGGTCTGCAGATCCTGAAGATGAACAACAACCGCCTGGCCGGGCTGCCCCGGGATGCTTTCCGCTCCTTGAAGGACCTGCGCTCCCTCTGGCTCAACGACAATGAGTTGACCACCCTGGCCGAGGGCACCTTTGATAACCTGCCCTCCCTGTCCCAGCTGCAGATCTTCAACAACCCCTTCAACTGCTCGTGCAAGGTCTTCTGGCTGAAGAAGTGGACTGAGAACACCTCCGTCTCCATCACCAAGGGGGGGTCTACCCTGTGCGTGGCTCCCAGCAGGCTGAAGGGCAGGGCGGTGACGGACATCCCCGACCACCACTGCGTTGCCCCCTCCGTGCAGCTCACCTACCTCTCCAACCTGGACAACACCGTCATGTACGATGGCCTCACCCTGACACTGCACTGCAGCGTGGCGGGCAGCCCTCCGCCGGAGATCAGGTGGAAGATCCAGACCTCCAGCCGCCGCGTCGAGATCAATGGGCCCAACGTGGCGCGGGATGGAAACGTCAAGCAGAGCCAAGAGCGCTTCTTGGTCTTCAAGAATGGTACCATGGCCATCCCCAACTTCAGCAAGGAGGATGAAGGCATCTACACCTGCCTCGCTGTCAACGACGTGGGGACGCGGGATGTCTCTGTCAACGTGGCCTTGGCTGGGTCGGAGAATCCGGCTGAAGACCTGCTCCGAGATGACCCCCAAGCCAGCCACCTCGGGGGTCAGAGCTGCTACAAGGGGGATGAAATGGATCCCTCCGGTGCCGGAGAAAAGCTGGTCATCATTTACCACATGCCAAGGGAGTCgaagagcagggctggaggagcgGGACCCCAGGTCCACCTGGGGACCCTCCTGCTGGTTTTGGCCATCGCGCTCTGCTGTtaa